A portion of the Oncorhynchus gorbuscha isolate QuinsamMale2020 ecotype Even-year linkage group LG07, OgorEven_v1.0, whole genome shotgun sequence genome contains these proteins:
- the LOC124040064 gene encoding uncharacterized protein LOC124040064, translating into MHTHTHTPTHIQKFSHTLPPSTEHAEMDLLKGSGKQVDAVIDKAAGVVKGKVGDMIGGGTKEPKKDQGIGEMVTDAVKGVAANAAKDSAADKAKSFGKSLLK; encoded by the exons atgcacacacacacacacacacccacccacatccAAAAGTTCTCACACACTCTACCGCCGAGTACAGAACACGCAGAGATGGATCTTCTGAAAGGATCAGGGAAACAGGTGGATGCGGTCATCGACAAAGCAG ctGGTGTGGTGAAGGGGAAGGTGGGAGATATGATCGGAGGAGGAACGAAGGAACCGAAGAAAGATCAAG GTATTGGAGAAATGGTGACTGATGCGGTGAAAGGGGTAGCAGCCAATGCAGCCAAGGACAGTGCTGCAGACAAGGCCAAGTCTTTCGGAAAGAGCCTTTTGAAATAA